The Streptomyces sp. NBC_01268 genome segment TCCGAGGGGTCGGCGGGCGACCGAGGGGACGTAAAGGTATGGACCACTAGGCAGCTGGTTCGATGCATGTCAACATAGACACATGTCGAATGCCAAGGTGCTGACGCTGCTGGAACCCGAGACCGCCGCCCCCTGCTGCCCGCCCCTCCACGAACGTCCTTTGACCGCCACGGAGGCGGAGCGGACCGCCGCGATGTTCAAGGCCCTCGGCGACCCCGTGCGGCTGCGGCTGTTCTCCGCCGTCGCCTCGCACGAAGGCGGCGAGGCGTGCGTGTGCGACATCTCCGACGTCGGCGTCTCGCAGCCGACCGTCTCCCACCACCTGAAGAAGCTCCGCGAGGCGGGCCTGCTCGCCTCCGAGCGGCGGGGCACCTGGGTCTACTACCGCGTCGAGCCCGCCGTCCTCGCGGCCTTGGGCCAGTTGCTCACCAAGGCCGCGACGGCCTGAGGCCCCGCTTCACCCCAGCAGGGCGGCGATCTCCCGGGCCGCCTCGCGGGCAGGGCGGCCGACGCCGATCAGCGTCGCGGAGGCCGGTCCCGTCCAGTCGCCGTACCCGAGGAGGTGGAGGCGGGGTTCTCCGACGGCCCGGGTGCCCTCGGTCGGAACGTGGCCGCGCGGGCCCCTGAGACCGAGCGGGGACAGATGGGCGAGCGCAGGGCGGAAGCCGGTGCACCAGATGATCGCGTCCGCCTCGGCGGTCGCGCCGTCGGCCCACGCGACCCCCGTGGGCGTGATCCGGTCGAACATGGGCGTCGCCTTCAGCAGCCCGGCGTCCCGGGCCTCGCGGACGGGCGGCACGGCCACGATGTCGCCGAGCGACGCGACGCCCCCGGTGTCGGGTCCGCCCGCGTCGAGGGCGCGTCGGCGGGCGGTGGCGGCGTCGAACAGGGCTCGGCCGTCGATGTCGTCCGGGAGGTAGCGCGGTTCGCGCAGGGTCACCCAGGTCAGCTCGGCGTGGCCGACGAGGTCGGCGGCGATCTGCGCGCCGGAGTTGCCGCCACCGACCACGATCACCCGCAGACCGCCGAACCTCTCGGGGCCTCGGTACTCCACCGTGTGGAGCTGGGCTCCGCGGAACTCCGGGCGACCGGGCAGCGCGGGGAGGAACGGGCGGGACCAGACGCCCGTGGCGCTGACGACCGCGCGGCCGTGCCACGCTCCCCCGTCGCTCTCCACTCGCAGGACTTCGCCCGCACGGTGGACGCCGGTGACCCGTACGGGCCGCTCGATCGGGAGGTCGTACCGCTGCTCGTAGTCGGAGAGGTACTCCACGACGTGCGCGGCGCGCGGGAAGGTCTCGCCCGGCTGGGGCGGCATCAGGCGGCCGGGCAGGGAGGAGTAGGCGGCCGGGGAGAAGAGGCGCAGGGAGTCCCAGGCCTCGCGCCAGGCGCCGCCGGACGCCGGAGCGGCGTCGAGGACGACGAAGTCCAGCTTGGCCCGCCGCAGGTGGTATCCGGCGGCGAGACCCGCCTGGCCTCCGCCGATCACCACGACGTCGAACTTCCTGGTCACGTCCGGGGCTTCCCTTCCTCATGGCGGTGTCCCGCCGTCATTGTCCCGTGGCGGAGGGCGGGCGAAGTCCGCCCTCCCCGTTACGTGCGCGTGGCGGCGACAGCTCCGCAGGCGGCCACGACCGCCAGGAGGGCGAACAGGCGAGGGTATCCGCCGAGCGGACCGGCCAGCGCCGCTCCGGCGAAGGGCGCGAGCGCTCCCGCCACGGCGGGAAGGACGCCGAGGAGGCCCGAGAGCCTGCCGTAGTGGGTGGTCCCCCAGCGCTCGGTGACGGCGGTCGCCTGGGCGAGGGTGAGGTTTCCTCGCGCCATGCCCGCCGCCACCGACAGCGCCACGAGGAGGGGGTACGGGCCGGGGAGGAGGGACAGGGCCGCCGTGGCGAGGGCACTGAGGGCGATCAGGGCCGTCAGGCGAGCGCTCGGGCCGGTGCGGCGGGCCAGTCCGGCGTAGAGCGTGCGGCCGAGGGTCTGGCCGGCGCCTCCGAGACCCAGCGCCCAGGCCGCTTCCGTCAGCGAGAAGCCTCGTGCGACCAGCAGCGGGACCAGCGCCACGACGACCGAGAAGGCCGCGAAGGCGGAGAGGGTCGACGACAGGGCCAGCATGCGGAACCTGCGGCTGCGGGCGACGGCGGAGGCGCCGGTGGAGTTGCCCTCCCCCTGCGGGACCGGCGCCCTCGGCCACTCCGGCTTGAGGGCGATCGCGTGGGCGGGGATCGTGACGACCGCCAGCAGCGCGGCGAGCACGAGATACGTGCCCCGCCAGGACATCCGGTCGGAGAGCGCCGCCGTGAGCGGGGCGAACACGGTGGAGGCGAGGCCGCCCGCGAGGGTGACGAGGGTGAGGGCGCGCACATGATCGGGGGCCCACCAGCGGGTGACGGCGGCGAAGGCGGGCGGATAGAAGGTCGACGCCATGGCCACCCCGGCGAACGCCCAGCCGAGGAAGAACACGCCGGGCGTCCGGGCCGCGGCGATCACGACGAGACTCGCGCAGCCGAGGACCGAGCCCGCTGTCATCAGGGCCCTGGGCCCCCTGCGGTCGACGACCCGGCCCACCAGGATCCCGGTCAGCCCCGAGACGATCAGGGCGAGCGAGAACGCCCCCGTCGTCGCACCGGCGGACCAGCCCGTGTCCGCCGTGATCCCCGAACTCAGCACGGGGAAGGCGTAGTAGAGGATGCCCCAGCTCGTGATCTGGGTGAGGCACAGCGCCCGGAGCGCCCTGCGCCGCTGTCCCATGCCCGCCCCCGTCGCCGCCGGTGAGATCGCTCCGCAGCATTGCCCGCGTGATTCGACACATGCAAAAATAGAGGAATGTCGAACCTGAGTACGGTTCTTTCGCACGTCGATCCTTCCTCGGGCGCCGTGCCCTGCTGCTCCCCCCTCCTCGCCGCCGAACTCTCGGCAGCGGACGCCGACCGTCTGGCTGCCGTGTTCAAGGCGCTGTCCGATCCGGTGCGGCTGAGGCTGCTGTCCCGTGTGGCGTCCCACCCCGCCGGTGAGGCGTGCGTCTGCGACATCGCCGACGTCGGGGTGTCGCAGCCGACGGTCTCCCACCACCTCAAGAAGCTGCGGGAAGCCGGGCTGTTGACGTCCGAGCGCCGCCGGACCTGGGTCTACTACCGGGCCGACCACGAGGTGCTGGTCGCCCTGGCGGCGCTGCTCGGTCTGCCCGGCCGACCCTAGCCGTGCTCGACCCCAGCCGCGCTCGACCCCGGCCCCCGCTCGGGCGGGGGAAGCGGGCGGGCGTCGCGCACGGGGGAACGGTCGCGACGCCCACCCGCGGTCTCAGGGGGCGGTCCCGATCGTGTGCACGGTCGTTCCCGCCAGGCCCGTTCCCCGGAACGGCCGGGGGTCGAGGCCGTCGGACGAGGTGAACAGGTTCAACCAGAGCGGTGCGGCGACCGCCGCGCCGTCTCCGGACCCGTCCGCCTCCGCGTCGTACGACAACAGCGCGGTGGGGTCGGCGAGTTCGCCGAACCGGATCACTCTGTCCGCCTGGTGCGATCCGCTGCCCGGCTCGACCAGCTGCCCCGGCACGGCGGCGAAGCCGAGCCGCGACTTGAAGCTGAACAGCCCGGCGTTGCCCACGTGCCCGTACAGGTTGATGTCGCGCCCGAGGGTGGCCCAGCGGCGCCCGCACGTCCTGGCCTGGCGCAGCGTCTCCGCGTACAGGACACGGCTGAGGCTGTCGCCGCGCTGCCCGGCGGTGACGGCGGAGAAGCGCGCCCGCATCTCGTCGTTGGCCGGCAGGTCCTGGTTGAGGCAGGCGCCCACCAGCTCGTCGCCCGCGCGGACCGTGACGACGCGGTACGTGTCCGCCTCCGCCAGGATCTGCCCGCGCTGCTGGACCGCGACGGCCCAGCCGTTGCGCATGCCGGCGACCTGTCGCTCGTACACCTTCAGGAAGTCGTCGAGCAGCGCGACCGTCAACGGCTCGGTCTCGACGCGCAGCCCGGCCTCGCGCGCCTTGCGGTAGGCCGCCCGGATGTCGTAGCGGTCCTTCCCCGACAGCGTGGCCAGGTAGTGCTCCTCCGCATCCAGGGCCTCCGCCCGCCACATGACGACCTGCGGCTTGGGCAGGAACCCCGCCCGCCTCAGCTCGGGCCAGAGCCCGGCGGGCGGGTCCTGTACGCGGACGAGGTCCGCCTCGGCCGCGTACCGCCGCCATCCGCCGCTCAGCGCCTCGTCGGAATCGACGACCGCCATCGCCAGGCCCAGGGAATCGACGATCACGCCGCGGCCACCGTGGCAGGGCGACCGGCCGGGAGCGCGTCCGGCGCCGTGTACGGGCTCCCGGTGGAGGCCGACGTGAACCTCCGCAGCCGCAGGCTGTTCGTGACCACGAAGATGCTGGACAGGGCCATCGCAGCGCCCGCGATCATCGGGTTCAGGACGCCTGAGGCGGCCAGCGGGATGCCGGCCAGGTTGTAGAAGAAGGCCCAGAAGAGGTTGCCCTTGATCGTGCCGAGGGTGCGGCGGGAGAGGCGCACGGCGTCCGCGGCGTCGCGCAGGTCGCCGCGCACGAGGGTGATGTCGCTGGCCTCGATGGCCGCGTCGGTGCCTCCGCCGATGGCGATGCCGAGGTCCGCCTGGGCGAGCGCGGCGGCGTCGTTGATGCCGTCGCCGACCATGGCCACGTTGCGGCCCTCGTCCTGCAGCCGGCGCACGACGGCGGCCTTGTCCTGGGGCAGGACCTCCGCCTCGACGTCGGTGATGCCCATCTCCTCGGCGATGCGCCGGGCCGCGCCCTTGCTGTCGCCGGTCAGCAGGACGGGCTTGAGGCCGAGCCTCCGCATCTCGTCGACGGCCGCGCGGCTGGTGGGCTTGGCCTCGTCGGCGACGAGGAGCAGGCCCCGGACCCGCCCGTCCCATCCGACGGCGACCGGGGTGTGGCCGCTGTCGGCGATCTCTGCGAGGCGACGGCGCAGGGCGTCGGGCGTCGTCATCCGTTCGGCGACCCAGGCGGGGCGGCCCACCAGGACCTCGCGTCCGGCGACCTGGCCCAGGACGCCGAAACCGGCGCTGGCCTGGAAGTCGGCGACCGCGGGAAGGTCCTCGGTCAGTTCCCGGGCGGCCGTCGTGACGGCCGTGGCGATCGGGTGCTCGGAGGAGTGCTCCAGCGCACCGGCGAGAGTCAGCAGCTCGGCTCGGTCCGTGCCCTCGGCGCACACCGTCTCGACGAGCCGCATCGTGCCGGTGGTGACGGTTCCGGTCTTGTCCAGGAGGACGGTGTCGATGCGGCGGGTCGACTCGAGGACCTGGGGCCCTCTGATCACGATGCCGAGCTGAGCGCCTCGTCCCGTTCCGACGAGGAGGGCGGTCGGCGTGGCGAGGCCCAGGGAGCACGGGCAGGCGACGACCAGGACGGCGACGGCCGCGGTGAGCGCCACCGCCGCGTCTCCCCCGTTGCCGATCCAGAATCCGCCGACGCAGACCGCCAGGGCGACCACCACGGGGACGAAGACCGCGGCGATGCTGTCGGCCAGCCGCTGCACCGGCGCCTTGCCCGCCTGCGCCTCGGAGACGAGCCTGCTGATGTGGGCGAGCTGGGTGTCGGCGCCGACCCGCTCGGCCCGGACCGTCAGTCTGCCGTTCGTGTTGACGGTGGCTCCGACGACGCTGTCGCCGACGGTCACCTCGACCGGGACGCTCTCCCCGGTCAGCATGGACGCGTCGACCGCCGACGTGCCGTCGACCACGACGCCGTCGGTGGCGATCTTCTCCCCCGGCCGGACGACGAACGTGTCCCCGACGCGGAGCTCCCCGATGGGGATCTCGATCTCGCGGCCGGCCCGCAGGACGGTGACGTCCTTGGCGCCGAGTTCGAGCAGCGCCCGGACGGCGCTTCGGGCCCGGTGCTTGGAGCGGTGCTCCGCGTAGCGGCCCACGAGCACGAACAGCGTGAGGGACGTGGCCACTTCGAGGTAGATGTGGTGCAGGCCCTGGCCCGGCGTCGGGGTCATCAGGAAGGGCATCCGCATGCCGGTGATGCCCGCGTAGCCGAAGAAGAGGGCGTACAGCGACCATCCGAAGGCGGCCAGGACGCCGATGGAGACCAGCGTGTCCATGGTGCCGGCGGCCTGGCGGACGTTCTTCCAGGCCGTCGTGTGGAAGGGCCAGGCTCCCCAGACGGCCACGGGAGCGCCGAGGGTCAGCGACAGCCACTGCCAGTTGTCGAACTGCAGCGGCGGGATCATGGCCATGGCGATGACCGGAACGGTGAGCGCCAGGCAGACGTGGATGCGGCGGCGCATGGTGGCGAGTTCGCGCTCGGCCGCGTCCTCCGCGCTCTCACCCGCGTCGGCCTCGGCCGGTGTCGCGGCCTCGGGGGGCGGCGGGAGGACCGCGGTGTAGCCCAGCTTCTCCACGGTGTCGATGAGTTCGGCGACCGTACGGCGCTCGTCGAAGCTGACGTGGGCGCGTTCGAGGGCGAAGTTGACCTCGGCGGTGACGCCTTCCAGCTTGTTGAGCTTCTTCTCGATACGGGCTGAGCAGGCACCACAGGTCATGCCGCCGATGTCGAGCGTGACCACGGCTGGTGCCGTCGTGGCAGTGCCTGCCATGACTGCGTACTCCTTAGGGGAGGGGAACGGGACTGGGCGCGGTTACAGGGGCGGGAGCGCGCTTCCGAACAGGTACGAGACGCCGAAGCAGGCGACGAGGCCGACGGCGAAGAGGGCCAGCTTGACGGGCGGGTTCACGCGGCCGCCCCGGCGAACTCGTACCCGGTGCGCTCGACGGCGGCCTGGACCGTGTCGTGGTCGAGGACCCCGGCCGCCGTGACGGTGACGCGGCCGCTCTTGTGGTCGACGACGACCTCCGTACCCTCGCCGAGGTCGGTCTCGATGGCCGTGCGGACGCGCTTGGCGCAGCCGCCGCAGGTCATGCCGCGGACCTCGAAGACGGTGGCGGTGCTGCTCATGGGTGACTCCGATCGAAGAGGGGGCAGGCGAGGGGGATTCAGCTGGACTTCACATGGGCGGCGATGCGGTACAGGGCCTGGACGATGTCCTCGGCGCTGACCGCGTACGACAGACGGACGTGGTCCGGGGCGCCGAAGTCCCGGCCCGGCATCACCGCGACCCCGGCGTGTTCGAGCAGGTCGCGGGCGATGGTGTCCGCGCCGTCGTCGGGCCGGGTGTAGAGGCCGCGCACGTCGACGAAGGCGAAGAAGCCTCCCTGGGGGTCGCCGGCCAGGCGGAGCGGCGGCAGACCGGACAGGCCGTCCCGCATGAGCGCCCGCCGGGCGTTCAGCTCCGTCGCCCGGCGGGCGAGCTCGGTGTCGGTGTCGCCGGTCAGCGCGGCCAGCGCGGCGTACTGGGAGATCGAGG includes the following:
- a CDS encoding ArsR/SmtB family transcription factor, which produces MSNAKVLTLLEPETAAPCCPPLHERPLTATEAERTAAMFKALGDPVRLRLFSAVASHEGGEACVCDISDVGVSQPTVSHHLKKLREAGLLASERRGTWVYYRVEPAVLAALGQLLTKAATA
- a CDS encoding ArsO family NAD(P)H-dependent flavin-containing monooxygenase, with the protein product MTRKFDVVVIGGGQAGLAAGYHLRRAKLDFVVLDAAPASGGAWREAWDSLRLFSPAAYSSLPGRLMPPQPGETFPRAAHVVEYLSDYEQRYDLPIERPVRVTGVHRAGEVLRVESDGGAWHGRAVVSATGVWSRPFLPALPGRPEFRGAQLHTVEYRGPERFGGLRVIVVGGGNSGAQIAADLVGHAELTWVTLREPRYLPDDIDGRALFDAATARRRALDAGGPDTGGVASLGDIVAVPPVREARDAGLLKATPMFDRITPTGVAWADGATAEADAIIWCTGFRPALAHLSPLGLRGPRGHVPTEGTRAVGEPRLHLLGYGDWTGPASATLIGVGRPAREAAREIAALLG
- a CDS encoding MFS transporter, coding for MGQRRRALRALCLTQITSWGILYYAFPVLSSGITADTGWSAGATTGAFSLALIVSGLTGILVGRVVDRRGPRALMTAGSVLGCASLVVIAAARTPGVFFLGWAFAGVAMASTFYPPAFAAVTRWWAPDHVRALTLVTLAGGLASTVFAPLTAALSDRMSWRGTYLVLAALLAVVTIPAHAIALKPEWPRAPVPQGEGNSTGASAVARSRRFRMLALSSTLSAFAAFSVVVALVPLLVARGFSLTEAAWALGLGGAGQTLGRTLYAGLARRTGPSARLTALIALSALATAALSLLPGPYPLLVALSVAAGMARGNLTLAQATAVTERWGTTHYGRLSGLLGVLPAVAGALAPFAGAALAGPLGGYPRLFALLAVVAACGAVAATRT
- a CDS encoding ArsR/SmtB family transcription factor gives rise to the protein MSNLSTVLSHVDPSSGAVPCCSPLLAAELSAADADRLAAVFKALSDPVRLRLLSRVASHPAGEACVCDIADVGVSQPTVSHHLKKLREAGLLTSERRRTWVYYRADHEVLVALAALLGLPGRP
- a CDS encoding GNAT family N-acetyltransferase, with translation MIVDSLGLAMAVVDSDEALSGGWRRYAAEADLVRVQDPPAGLWPELRRAGFLPKPQVVMWRAEALDAEEHYLATLSGKDRYDIRAAYRKAREAGLRVETEPLTVALLDDFLKVYERQVAGMRNGWAVAVQQRGQILAEADTYRVVTVRAGDELVGACLNQDLPANDEMRARFSAVTAGQRGDSLSRVLYAETLRQARTCGRRWATLGRDINLYGHVGNAGLFSFKSRLGFAAVPGQLVEPGSGSHQADRVIRFGELADPTALLSYDAEADGSGDGAAVAAPLWLNLFTSSDGLDPRPFRGTGLAGTTVHTIGTAP
- a CDS encoding heavy metal translocating P-type ATPase produces the protein MAGTATTAPAVVTLDIGGMTCGACSARIEKKLNKLEGVTAEVNFALERAHVSFDERRTVAELIDTVEKLGYTAVLPPPPEAATPAEADAGESAEDAAERELATMRRRIHVCLALTVPVIAMAMIPPLQFDNWQWLSLTLGAPVAVWGAWPFHTTAWKNVRQAAGTMDTLVSIGVLAAFGWSLYALFFGYAGITGMRMPFLMTPTPGQGLHHIYLEVATSLTLFVLVGRYAEHRSKHRARSAVRALLELGAKDVTVLRAGREIEIPIGELRVGDTFVVRPGEKIATDGVVVDGTSAVDASMLTGESVPVEVTVGDSVVGATVNTNGRLTVRAERVGADTQLAHISRLVSEAQAGKAPVQRLADSIAAVFVPVVVALAVCVGGFWIGNGGDAAVALTAAVAVLVVACPCSLGLATPTALLVGTGRGAQLGIVIRGPQVLESTRRIDTVLLDKTGTVTTGTMRLVETVCAEGTDRAELLTLAGALEHSSEHPIATAVTTAARELTEDLPAVADFQASAGFGVLGQVAGREVLVGRPAWVAERMTTPDALRRRLAEIADSGHTPVAVGWDGRVRGLLLVADEAKPTSRAAVDEMRRLGLKPVLLTGDSKGAARRIAEEMGITDVEAEVLPQDKAAVVRRLQDEGRNVAMVGDGINDAAALAQADLGIAIGGGTDAAIEASDITLVRGDLRDAADAVRLSRRTLGTIKGNLFWAFFYNLAGIPLAASGVLNPMIAGAAMALSSIFVVTNSLRLRRFTSASTGSPYTAPDALPAGRPATVAAA
- a CDS encoding heavy-metal-associated domain-containing protein — protein: MSSTATVFEVRGMTCGGCAKRVRTAIETDLGEGTEVVVDHKSGRVTVTAAGVLDHDTVQAAVERTGYEFAGAAA